One genomic window of Panicum hallii strain FIL2 chromosome 6, PHallii_v3.1, whole genome shotgun sequence includes the following:
- the LOC112898167 gene encoding peroxidase 40, producing MAYSTTTVALQVVGLLLVLTAAAASATTGSAAHVNTSCVTGSAGATVSIGYGGARASAGAGVSLGSGVYQATCPRAEEIVRAAVERAVAADPRMAASLLRLHFHDCFVNGCDGSVLLDDKPPFFVGEKTAVPNANSLRGFEVIDTIKAELERECPETVSCADLLAIAARDSVVVSGGPSWEVEAGRKDSRTASLQGANTNLPAPTSGVATLVQKFRNVGLSAKDMVALSGAHTIGKARCTSFSARLSGARVSAGAVGASKDLTFLQSLQQLCSGSAGSALAHLDLATPATFDNQYYINLLSGDGLLPSDQALAASPAGAVPGTDDDDVASLVAAYAFDASVFLQDFAESMLRMGRLAPGGGDDGEVRVNCRVVNSSS from the exons ATGGCGTACTCCACCACCACGGTGGCCCTGCAGGTCGTCGGCCTGCTGCTCGTGCTCACAGCCGCTGCTGCCTCCGCCACCACCGGGTCCGCCGCCCACGTCAACACGTCGTGTGTCACCGGCAGCGCCGGCGCCACCGTGAGCATCGGCTACGGCGGGGCAAGGgccagcgccggcgccggcgtgtCCCTCGGTTCCGGCGTGTACCAGGCGACCTGCCCCCGCGCCGAGGAGATCGTCCGCGCGGCCGTCGAGAGGGCCGTCGCCGCCGACCCGCGCATGGCGGCgtccctcctccgcctccatTTCCATGACTGTTTCGTCAAC GGCTGCGACGGCTCCGTGCTCCTGGACGACAAGCCGCCATTCTTCGTCGGTGAGAAGACGGCCGTGCCCAACGCCAACTCCCTTAGGGGCTTCGAGGTCATCGACACAATCAAGGCCGAGCTGGAGCGAGAGTGCCCAGAGACAGTCTCCTGCGCCGACctcctcgccatcgccgcccgtgACTCCGTCGTGGTG TCCGGCGGGCCGAGCTGGGAGGTAGAGGCCGGCCGGAAGGACAGCCGCACCGCCAGCCTTCAGGGCGCCAACACCAACCTCCCGGCGCCGACGTCCGGCGTCGCCACCCTCGTGCAGAAGTTCAGGAACGTCGGCCTCTCTGCCAAGGACATGGTCGCCCTCTCAGGCGCGCACACCATCGGGAAGGCACGGTGCACCTCGTTCAGCGCGCGCCTCTCCGGCGCCCGCGTATCGGCCGGCGCCGTCGGGGCGTCCAAGGACCTGACCTTCCTGCAGTCGCTGCAGCAGCTGTGCTCGGGATCGGCGGGATCGGCGCTGGCGCACCTGGACCTCGCCACCCCGGCCACCTTCGACAACCAGTACTACATCAACCTGCTCTCCGGCGACGGCCTGCTGCCGTCCGACCAGGCGCTAGCGGCGTCGCCGGCAGGCGCCGTGCCCGGGACAGACGACGACGACGTCGCCAGCCTCGTGGCCGCCTACGCGTTCGACGCGTCCGTCTTCTTACAGGACTTTGCGGAGTCCATGCTGCGTATGGGGAGGCTCGCGCCAGGCGGTGGCGACGACGGCGAGGTCCGCGTGAACTGCCGCGTGGTGAACAGCTCCAGCTAG
- the LOC112898168 gene encoding sodium/potassium/calcium exchanger 1-like — protein sequence MRNYERWYEHGVSQEQEPYNLVDSFEENEDRMDAMMDDFVQQVENAVEEDECNGLFEVDIGMALDRLDGDTGDVIVSKDEQEEEGRGADEEEYVTNVDGNGDGGSGEGDGCEDKEECEDRDGDAEEEEEEDTAAQPVFR from the exons ATGCGGAATTATGAGAGGTGGTATGAGCATGGAGTGTCCCAGGAGCAGGAGCCATACAACCTAGTTGATAGCTTTGAGGAAAACgaagataggatggatgcaatgatggatgattttgtccaacaggttgAGAATGCTGTTGAG GAAGATGAGTGTAATGGACTCTTTGAAGTTGATATTGGGATGGCACTTGACAGATTAGATGGTGACACTGGTGATGTAATAGTTTCTAAG gATGAG caagaagaggaaggTAGGGGTGCGGATGAGGAAGAATATGTCACTAATGTGGATGGCAATGGAGATGGAGGTagtggagagggagatgggtgcGAGGACAAAGAAGAGTGCGAGGATAGAGATGGagatgcagaggaggaggaagaggaggatactgctgcACAACCTGTGTTCAGATAG